The genomic segment GAAACTTCTATTATAAAAACGGCAAGAAGTATGCACATACCATAGATCCCAAAACAGGCTATCCTGTACAGCATAACATCTTATCTGCAACGGTTTTAGCCAAGAACTGTGCTACAGCAGATGCCTATGCAACCTCGTTTATGGTAATGGGAATGGAGGGCGCAAAACAGATTCTGAAAAAGCATCCGGACCTCTGTGCATATCTCATCTATGCTGACGAGAAAGGACAAAACAAGATATGGTATTCACCATCTCTCAAAAACAAGATATTAAATAAATAAACTTACATGTCAACCAATAGACTATACAACAGTTTATTATCACTCCCATTATTCCTGGGAATGACTCGCTATGACTTCCAAAATGTAGCTGGTAAAACCCGTTTTGACTTTCAAAAACTGGAAGCGGGTAAAACTATAGTTGAAGAAGGCACCAGTTGTACACGTCTATATTATTTAATCAGTGGAGATATTACGGTGATAACCCAGGCAGATGACTACGGCTATCAGGTAGAAGAAGACATTTCGGCACCGGAATCATTCCAGCTGGAACGACTTTTCGGTCTTACCCAGCGCTTCACCCACACTTATGTGGCAAAGAACAACTGCAGCATCATGTCAGTCAGCAAGCAAGAGATCATGAAGTTATCCGATGAATATGAAATATTCCGCATCAATCTTCTGAACTTGGTCTGCACCCAATCCCAGAAGAACAACCGCAGACTGTTCAGAGTTCCTGCCAAGACACTGAGTGAGCGTCTGATTCGTTTTTTCGAGAGCCACAGCGTCCGCCCGGCAGGCGAGAAAATCTTTCATATCAAGATGACCCGTTTAGCAGAAGAGATGAATGTAAAGCGCATCTATGTATCCAAAGCCCTCAACGAACTACAGTCAGAAGGACTTATCCAGCTAGAACGAGGCAGAATCCATA from the Segatella copri genome contains:
- a CDS encoding Crp/Fnr family transcriptional regulator — translated: MSTNRLYNSLLSLPLFLGMTRYDFQNVAGKTRFDFQKLEAGKTIVEEGTSCTRLYYLISGDITVITQADDYGYQVEEDISAPESFQLERLFGLTQRFTHTYVAKNNCSIMSVSKQEIMKLSDEYEIFRINLLNLVCTQSQKNNRRLFRVPAKTLSERLIRFFESHSVRPAGEKIFHIKMTRLAEEMNVKRIYVSKALNELQSEGLIQLERGRIHIPALENLIKR